In Silvanigrella paludirubra, one DNA window encodes the following:
- a CDS encoding LexA family protein, translated as MYFKPSFETKIYIPFAFSTVCAGFPSPATDYIDKKIDLNDYIVKHPESTFYVRSQGDSMIGAGIHSGDILVVDRSLKVISGNIVVAILDGEFTVKRFLIRHHKIILAAENDSYENIFIKEGMDFEIWGVVTTVIHSV; from the coding sequence ATGTATTTTAAACCATCTTTTGAAACAAAAATTTATATTCCTTTTGCTTTTAGTACTGTTTGTGCTGGATTTCCCTCTCCTGCAACAGACTACATAGATAAAAAAATAGATTTAAACGATTATATTGTAAAACATCCTGAATCAACATTTTATGTACGAAGTCAAGGAGACTCTATGATCGGTGCTGGTATTCATAGTGGAGATATTCTTGTTGTTGATAGATCATTAAAAGTAATTAGTGGAAATATTGTAGTTGCTATACTTGATGGTGAGTTTACGGTAAAACGATTTTTAATTCGTCATCATAAAATTATTTTAGCAGCTGAGAATGATTCCTATGAAAATATTTTTATAAAAGAAGGAATGGACTTTGAAATTTGGGGCGTTGTGACAACTGTAATTCATTCCGTATAA
- a CDS encoding DUF4113 domain-containing protein produces MAKVANKIAKKSLKANGVLALYEQKHIEEALKRTEVKDIWGIGYQYSKKLNEFGVSFANQFIELDELFLRKHFTIQGLNIARELKGVPCIELQLFSEPKKSITVSRSFGNSVRNREDIFGALANHIVIACKKLRQEQLEAQYFTVYLSTSYHKGDFYSESINIRLPYYSCYTPDYLKYAKLALIKIFKENKDYKKCGIVLFDLKKRSILPSNLFDFREIQKENSITSVVDKINDLNGMFTINFADSFDKKAWIAKRGFVSKKFSTNLNELIEVK; encoded by the coding sequence TTGGCAAAAGTTGCAAATAAAATAGCTAAAAAATCTTTAAAAGCAAATGGAGTATTGGCTTTATATGAGCAAAAACATATTGAAGAAGCCTTAAAAAGAACGGAAGTAAAAGATATTTGGGGAATTGGCTATCAGTATTCTAAAAAATTAAATGAATTTGGTGTTTCTTTTGCAAATCAATTTATTGAGCTTGATGAATTATTTTTAAGAAAGCATTTTACAATTCAAGGTTTAAACATTGCTAGAGAGTTAAAAGGAGTGCCTTGTATTGAGTTGCAACTGTTTAGTGAACCTAAAAAAAGCATTACAGTCTCTAGAAGTTTTGGTAATTCAGTAAGAAATAGAGAAGATATTTTTGGAGCCCTTGCCAACCATATTGTGATTGCCTGTAAAAAATTAAGGCAAGAGCAATTAGAAGCGCAGTACTTTACTGTTTACTTAAGTACAAGTTATCATAAAGGTGATTTTTATAGTGAATCTATAAATATTCGTTTGCCTTATTATTCTTGCTACACACCAGACTATTTAAAATATGCCAAATTAGCATTAATAAAAATATTTAAAGAAAATAAAGATTACAAAAAATGTGGTATTGTTCTTTTTGATTTAAAAAAAAGAAGTATATTGCCTTCCAATTTATTTGATTTTAGAGAAATACAAAAAGAAAATTCGATAACGAGTGTTGTAGATAAAATCAATGACTTAAATGGAATGTTTACAATTAATTTTGCAGATTCTTTTGATAAAAAAGCATGGATTGCAAAAAGAGGGTTTGTGTCTAAAAAATTTTCAACAAATTTAAATGAGTTGATTGAGGTTAAATAA
- a CDS encoding GyrI-like domain-containing protein: MENKQISNEILIAGIEIRTTFINGKHFKDIGKLWQKVMSHNELQKIPCTKDKSLYCIYYDYENEDKGEYSVMIGMEVSNIQEMPQNFKIMRIIPGKYRTYQTKTQDPTEVQKIWQNVWNTPKTELHRTFKTDFDHYTDKQVFVFIGNL, from the coding sequence ATGGAAAATAAGCAAATCTCTAATGAAATATTAATTGCAGGCATTGAAATAAGAACAACTTTTATAAATGGAAAACATTTTAAAGACATTGGAAAACTATGGCAAAAAGTCATGAGCCATAATGAGTTACAAAAAATACCCTGTACAAAAGACAAATCCTTATACTGTATTTATTATGACTATGAAAATGAAGATAAAGGAGAATACTCTGTCATGATTGGAATGGAGGTATCTAATATACAAGAAATGCCTCAAAATTTTAAAATTATGAGAATTATACCTGGAAAATACAGGACTTATCAGACAAAAACCCAAGACCCTACAGAAGTCCAAAAGATATGGCAAAATGTATGGAATACCCCAAAGACAGAATTACATAGAACCTTTAAAACCGATTTTGATCACTACACAGATAAACAAGTATTCGTTTTTATTGGTAATTTATAG
- a CDS encoding glutathione binding-like protein gives MKLYFSKGSCSLASRIAINELGLDCQYEKVDFKTSLTESGMDFTKINAKGSVPVLQLSSGEILTEGSVILQYLADNHSQGGNFIPREMALPRYRVLEKLNFISSDFHKTVGIFFSPEISKEIKNSVLRPRLDKLTNYIEKELTQHSFFVGDHYTFADSYLFVILTWFDHIGVERKAWPKINAYFENLKNRPAIAKSLAEENNLN, from the coding sequence ATGAAACTTTATTTTTCAAAAGGTTCCTGTTCTCTAGCTTCACGTATTGCTATTAATGAACTTGGTCTGGATTGCCAGTATGAAAAAGTAGATTTTAAAACATCTCTTACAGAAAGTGGAATGGATTTCACAAAAATAAATGCAAAGGGATCTGTGCCTGTATTGCAACTTTCTAGTGGTGAAATTCTTACAGAGGGATCTGTTATTTTACAATATTTAGCAGATAACCACTCACAAGGTGGAAATTTTATACCAAGAGAAATGGCTTTGCCACGTTATCGTGTACTCGAAAAGCTAAATTTTATTTCTTCTGATTTTCATAAAACAGTAGGTATTTTTTTTAGCCCGGAAATTTCAAAAGAAATTAAAAACTCTGTATTAAGACCAAGGCTTGATAAATTAACCAATTATATTGAGAAAGAACTAACACAACATTCTTTTTTTGTAGGGGATCATTACACTTTTGCAGATTCTTATTTGTTTGTTATTTTAACTTGGTTTGATCATATTGGTGTTGAACGTAAAGCTTGGCCTAAAATAAATGCTTATTTTGAAAATCTTAAAAACCGCCCTGCTATTGCAAAAAGTTTGGCAGAAGAAAATAATTTAAATTAG
- a CDS encoding thiol-disulfide oxidoreductase DCC family protein: MDKPVIIIDDQCLICNKFIQFVIRQDKKEVFLFSAFRYFFNDTPNTVILIFQNKVYTRSVAVLKIFQLLKFPWNLFYILNIIPKFILNFFYNLFAKYRYQFFNKVESCLLIDSTLKKRILVESSNEVQEIKKRIELNKLE, from the coding sequence ATGGATAAACCTGTAATAATTATTGATGATCAATGTCTCATTTGTAATAAATTTATACAATTTGTTATCAGACAAGACAAAAAAGAAGTTTTTTTATTTTCGGCATTTCGTTATTTTTTTAATGATACGCCAAATACAGTAATTTTAATTTTTCAAAATAAAGTATACACACGTTCTGTCGCTGTTTTAAAAATTTTTCAATTATTAAAGTTTCCTTGGAATTTATTTTATATATTGAATATTATTCCTAAATTTATTTTAAACTTTTTCTATAATTTATTTGCAAAATACCGCTATCAATTTTTTAATAAAGTAGAATCTTGTTTATTAATTGATTCTACTTTAAAAAAAAGGATATTAGTGGAATCCTCAAATGAGGTTCAAGAAATTAAAAAAAGGATAGAACTAAATAAACTTGAATAA
- a CDS encoding SOS response-associated peptidase family protein, with the protein MCAQFLVDKILFQKSLSIFSLHLNTIEWKDRILPHSQSPIIEYKNNEYFIELFYFSLVPSWSHDRKPKFATHNARLETVLEKPTWKKPFLKNHCLVPITTFIEPIYEGKFAGNMVKFNLEECIFVPAIFDYWMNKETGEVISSFSILTSEPGEFVRKIGHERSPIFLKQKLKTFENWFDCENNDGKNFIQLLSNRQEPKMSIEIDRPLKKGWEKRK; encoded by the coding sequence ATGTGTGCACAATTTCTTGTAGATAAAATTCTTTTTCAAAAATCATTGTCTATATTTAGTTTGCATTTAAACACGATAGAATGGAAAGATAGAATTTTACCACATTCACAATCTCCTATTATTGAGTATAAGAATAATGAATATTTTATTGAGTTATTTTATTTTTCTTTAGTTCCCTCTTGGTCTCATGATCGTAAACCAAAGTTTGCCACACATAATGCCCGCCTCGAAACGGTATTGGAAAAGCCAACATGGAAAAAACCTTTTTTAAAAAATCATTGTCTTGTTCCCATAACTACGTTTATTGAGCCTATCTATGAAGGAAAATTTGCAGGAAATATGGTTAAATTTAACTTAGAGGAATGTATTTTTGTTCCTGCTATTTTTGACTATTGGATGAATAAGGAGACGGGTGAAGTGATTTCGTCGTTTTCTATTTTAACATCAGAGCCTGGTGAGTTTGTCAGGAAAATAGGGCATGAAAGATCCCCAATATTTTTAAAACAAAAATTAAAAACTTTTGAAAATTGGTTTGATTGTGAAAATAATGATGGAAAGAATTTTATTCAGTTACTCAGTAATAGGCAGGAGCCTAAAATGTCAATTGAAATTGATAGACCATTAAAAAAAGGTTGGGAAAAACGAAAATAG
- a CDS encoding DUF2796 domain-containing protein, giving the protein MKCKIFMSFILISSIFHLQAKAKIENNMEELHNKTAEIDIGLSFFNKKKANIHLRIPSQQAYGFEGKSTTPEQEEIVNRVIDQFKSDISNIILLGENCTYEVGGIEKFANASESSYQYKKGETKKMKTDYFVFESDIHITCNRDLKNEKIGLNFEKSFKGISRISIRLNATHKRNFVINNSNGNFNF; this is encoded by the coding sequence ATGAAGTGTAAAATTTTCATGTCTTTTATATTAATTTCATCAATATTTCATTTACAAGCCAAAGCAAAAATAGAAAATAATATGGAAGAATTACATAATAAAACCGCCGAAATAGATATTGGCCTCTCTTTTTTTAATAAGAAAAAAGCGAATATACATCTTCGTATTCCATCTCAACAGGCTTATGGTTTTGAAGGCAAATCCACAACCCCTGAACAAGAAGAGATAGTAAATCGTGTAATTGATCAATTTAAATCAGATATTTCAAATATTATTTTATTGGGTGAAAATTGCACTTACGAAGTTGGTGGTATAGAAAAATTTGCGAATGCAAGTGAAAGCTCTTATCAGTATAAAAAAGGAGAAACTAAAAAAATGAAAACGGATTATTTTGTTTTTGAATCCGATATACATATTACATGTAACAGAGATCTAAAAAATGAAAAAATTGGACTCAATTTTGAAAAATCATTTAAAGGCATAAGTAGAATATCGATAAGACTAAATGCAACTCATAAGAGAAATTTTGTAATTAATAATTCAAATGGCAATTTTAATTTTTGA
- a CDS encoding substrate-binding periplasmic protein, producing the protein MTKRLLRPFIILACFFNLSSYAEDITLFSDDFPGEIEKRGENDLGGIGGDIVIQALKAKKISYKLEIKPWKRAFTEALTNEDKKSFIIPLTRNKEREEKFVWASKIYEAKTIFLTMSGGKNIDSMADAKGSKIGVLAGSSYENILSNSDSKIEKSSIDAVPNDITNFKKLIGKKIDAWFTINIVALTMIKANLKAENLNESNFRIGKAIAVQEKYIATTSATSPELIKKVTDAIEAFKKTPDYKKLTDKIGK; encoded by the coding sequence ATGACTAAAAGACTTTTAAGACCGTTTATTATACTAGCTTGTTTCTTTAATTTATCCTCTTATGCTGAAGACATTACTTTATTTTCTGATGATTTCCCTGGCGAAATAGAAAAAAGAGGTGAAAATGATCTTGGAGGCATTGGTGGTGATATTGTTATTCAAGCTCTTAAAGCAAAAAAGATCTCCTATAAATTAGAGATAAAACCTTGGAAAAGAGCGTTTACAGAAGCTTTAACAAATGAAGATAAAAAGTCTTTTATTATCCCTTTGACAAGAAATAAAGAAAGAGAAGAAAAATTTGTATGGGCTTCCAAAATTTATGAAGCAAAAACCATTTTTCTTACTATGTCAGGAGGCAAAAATATAGACAGTATGGCTGATGCGAAAGGCTCCAAAATTGGGGTCTTGGCTGGGTCATCTTACGAAAATATTTTATCAAACTCCGATAGTAAAATAGAAAAAAGCAGCATTGACGCCGTACCAAACGATATAACAAATTTTAAAAAACTAATCGGTAAAAAAATTGATGCTTGGTTTACAATAAATATAGTTGCTCTTACTATGATTAAGGCAAATTTAAAGGCCGAAAATTTAAATGAAAGTAACTTTCGCATAGGAAAAGCGATTGCCGTTCAAGAAAAATATATTGCAACGACATCAGCAACTTCTCCAGAGTTAATAAAAAAAGTAACAGACGCAATAGAAGCTTTTAAGAAAACTCCTGATTATAAAAAACTAACAGATAAAATTGGTAAATAA